A single region of the Salvia miltiorrhiza cultivar Shanhuang (shh) chromosome 8, IMPLAD_Smil_shh, whole genome shotgun sequence genome encodes:
- the LOC130996863 gene encoding LOW QUALITY PROTEIN: UDP-glycosyltransferase 92A1-like (The sequence of the model RefSeq protein was modified relative to this genomic sequence to represent the inferred CDS: inserted 1 base in 1 codon) yields MRVAEEQHIVMLPFMAQGHLIPFLALANQIAQRFPFTITITTTQLNVRYLRAAAASNSNPQIHFFDLRFSTADHGLPPDAENTEAVPLHLIANLFRASTSLQPAFRALIRDITARDGAPPLCIISDFFIGWANEVAKSSGTVNVAFNTSSAYGCAAYLSMWQHLPHRRAAADGTFAVPGFPNSRPFRVSEVHGFLRDADDGDEWSRFLQPQIAQSLSSFGWLYATAAEIEPLGLEIFSNYTKRPVWCIGPLLPPGILDRKPSRVXGKHAGREPGISPEKCLEWLDSQPEKSVVYVSFGSQNTISPSQMMALAAGLEDSRRPFIWAVRPPTGFDSREEFKAEWLPEGFEQRKQGLVVRSWASQLEILCHRATWAFVSHCGWNSVAESLSQGVAIAAWPVRAEQVYNVKMLVEEMGVFVEMTRGVESSISREEVERVIEEVSGAEEMRRKAAEIGEMIRAALTEEAGRKGSSLKAMDDFVAALLSLRDN; encoded by the exons atgaGAGTTGCAGAAGAGCAGCACATAGTGATGCTGCCGTTCATGGCGCAAGGCCATCTCATCCCATTCTTAGCCCTAGCCAATCAAATCGCCCAACGATTCCCCTTCACAATCACCATCACCACCACCCAACTCAACGTCCGCTACCTCAGAGCCGCCGCCGCATCCAATTCCAACCCCCAAATCCATTTCTTCGACCTCCGCTTCTCCACCGCCGATCACGGCCTCCCGCCGGACGCAGAGAACACGGAGGCCGTACCCCTCCACCTCATCGCCAACCTCTTCCGTGCCTCCACCTCCCTCCAACCCGCCTTCCGCGCCCTAATCCGCGATATAACCGCCAGAGACGGCGCCCCGCCGCTCTGCATAATCTCCGACTTCTTCATTGGCTGGGCTAACGAGGTCGCCAAATCATCCGGCACCGTCAACGTTGCCTTCAACACCAGCAGCGCCTACGGCTGCGCCGCCTACCTGTCCATGTGGCAGCACCTCCCCCaccgccgcgccgccgccgacggcACCTTCGCCGTCCCCGGATTCCCCAACTCCCGCCCCTTCCGCGTCTCTGAGGTGCACGGCTTCCTTAGAGATGCGGACGACGGTGACGAGTGGTCGAGATTCCTCCAGCCCCAAATCGCGCAGTCGCTCAGCTCCTTCGGGTGGCTGTACGCCACCGCCGCGGAGATCGAGCCGCTAGGGTTGGAAATCTTCTCCAATTATACCAAACGCCCCGTCTGGTGCATCGGACCGCTCCTGCCTCCGGGGATTCTGGATCGGAAACCTTCGCGCG ATGGCAAACACGCCGGCAGAGAACCCGGGATCTCGCCGGAGAAATGCTTGGAGTGGCTGGATTCGCAGCCGGAGAAGTCCGTGGTGTACGTGAGCTTCGGATCGCAGAACACGATCAGCCCGTCGCAGATGATGGCGCTGGCGGCGGGGCTGGAAGACAGCCGGCGGCCGTTCATCTGGGCGGTCAGGCCGCCGACGGGGTTCGACTCGCGGGAGGAATTCAAGGCCGAGTGGCTTCCCGAGGGATTCGAGCAACGGAAGCAGGGGTTGGTGGTGAGGTCGTGGGCGTCGCAGCTGGAGATACTCTGCCACCGGGCAACGTGGGCGTTTGTGAGCCACTGCGGGTGGAATTCGGTGGCGGAGAGCTTGAGCCAGGGCGTGGCGATCGCGGCGTGGCCGGTTAGGGCGGAGCAGGTGTACAACGTGAAGATGCTGGTGGAGGAGATGGGGGTGTTCGTGGAGATGACGAGGGGCGTGGAGAGTAGCATTAGTAGAGAGGAGGTGGAGAGAGTGATTGAGGAGGTCAGCGGCGCGGAGGAGATGAGGAGGAAAGCGGCGGAGATTGGGGAGATGATCAGAGCAGCATTGACGGAAGAAGCTGGGCGTAAAGGGTCTTCGCTTAAAGCCATGGATGATTTTGTCGctgctcttctctctctcagaGATAACTAG
- the LOC130998577 gene encoding uncharacterized protein LOC130998577, translated as MVQENIDVVAQISKRIKEAQDRQKSYTDKRRRELTFEVGDKVFLRVSPMKGMVRFHKRGKLRLRFIGLFEILEKLRKYVYDLNHVISYDDLTFEPDLGYVEKPVCISDRKIQVLRNKEILMVKVI; from the exons ATGGTCCAAGAAAATATAGATGTCGTGGCACAGATTAGCAAgcgaatcaaagaagctcaagacaGACAAAAGTCTTACACAGACAAGCGAAGAAGAGAATTAACCTTTGAggtaggagacaaggtcttcctcaGAGTATCACCAATGAAAGGGATGGTGCGATTCCACAAGCGAGGAAAACTGCGCCTTCGCTTCATCGGGCTGTTTGAAATACTAGAAAAG CTCAGAAAATACGTGTATGATCTCAACCACGTGATATCATATGATGACCTAACCTTTGAGCCGGATCTTGGTTATGTGGAGAAACCAGTATGCATCAGTGATAGAAAGATACAAGTTCTTAGAAATAAAGAGATCCTAATGGTGAAGGTGATATGA
- the LOC130996878 gene encoding miraculin-like, giving the protein MKTKLSARSSPATSITCNPISIYQNQENMNTKTTLITICVVITISSRLRGAATNTSVVVDLDGNQLQANTKYYILPTRHGGGGLALSIRDRRDPCPPNVMQETDGASVGLSLKIFPADGKAEIDLQSDLNLAFMAATICVQRTVWRLGESDWSTGRRYVRSDGVVGRPGAETVRNWFKIEGSGQGYKIVYCPSVCSACRVECGVVGVYVENGRRWLALGGQPLFIAFKKGNHSSWN; this is encoded by the coding sequence ATGAAGACAAAACTCTCGGCTCGATCTTCCCCTGCTACAAGTATCACATGCAACCCAATTTCCATTTaccaaaatcaagaaaatatGAATACCAAAACAACATTAATTACTATTTGTGTGGTGATCACAATCTCTTCTCGCCTAAGAGGGGCCGCCACAAACACCTCCGTCGTCGTAGACCTCGACGGCAATCAACTCCAAGCCAACACCAAATACTACATCCTCCCCACGCGCCACGGCGGCGGCGGTCTCGCCCTCTCCATCAGGGACCGCCGCGACCCCTGCCCCCCCAACGTCATGCAGGAGACCGACGGAGCTTCCGTCGGGCTCTCCTTAAAGATATTTCCGGCCGACGGGAAAGCGGAGATCGATTTGCAGAGTGATTTGAACTTGGCGTTCATGGCGGCCACCATCTGCGTGCAGCGGACCGTGTGGCGGCTCGGGGAGTCCGACTGGAGCACGGGGCGGCGCTACGTGAGGAGCGACGGCGTGGTGGGGCGGCCCGGGGCGGAGACGGTCAGGAACTGGTTCAAGATCGAGGGATCCGGGCAGGGCTACAAGATCGTGTACTGCCCGAGCGTGTGCAGCGCGTGTAGAGTTGAGTGTGGGGTAGTGGGAGTGTACGTGGAGAATGGAAGGAGGTGGCTTGCTTTGGGTGGTCAACCCCTTTTTATTGCTTTCAAGAAAGGCAACCACTCGAGCTGGAATTAG